In the genome of Sphingomonas naphthae, one region contains:
- the folE gene encoding GTP cyclohydrolase I FolE has translation MAVRKAEALTHDHHEPDDGDIVAPPPKIPVPDEVADAIRTLIRWTGDDPTREGLVDTPLRVARAWKEYCSGYGEDPQIHLARTFEEVGGYDEIVLLKGIPFQSHCEHHMAPILGTASIAYLPKDKVVGISKLARVLHGYARRLQVQERLTAEVADAIWNGLHPLGVAVVVEASHGCMTARGVRTPGVAMTTSRMMGVFRDDERSRREVLALMGY, from the coding sequence ATGGCGGTGAGGAAGGCCGAGGCATTGACCCACGATCATCACGAGCCCGACGACGGCGACATCGTCGCCCCGCCGCCGAAAATCCCCGTGCCGGACGAGGTTGCCGACGCGATCCGCACGCTGATCCGCTGGACCGGCGACGACCCCACGCGCGAGGGGCTGGTCGATACGCCGCTGCGCGTGGCGCGGGCGTGGAAGGAATATTGCAGCGGCTATGGCGAGGACCCGCAGATCCACCTTGCCCGTACCTTCGAGGAGGTGGGCGGCTATGACGAGATCGTGCTGCTGAAGGGCATCCCCTTCCAGTCGCATTGCGAACATCACATGGCGCCGATCCTCGGCACCGCCTCGATCGCCTATCTGCCGAAAGACAAGGTGGTCGGCATATCGAAACTGGCGCGCGTGCTGCACGGCTATGCCCGGCGCTTGCAGGTGCAGGAGCGGCTGACGGCCGAGGTGGCCGACGCCATCTGGAACGGCCTGCATCCGCTCGGCGTGGCGGTGGTGGTCGAGGCGAGCCACGGCTGCATGACCGCGCGCGGTGTCCGCACGCCGGGCGTCGCGATGACGACGAGCCGGATGATGGGCGTGTTCCGCGACGACGAACGCTCGCGCCGAGAGGTTCTGGCGCTGATGGGCTATTGA
- a CDS encoding MFS transporter, translated as MPQADAKGKAKRAGGGMWTPLATPLFRRIWIGTLLSNLGMMIQTVGAAWDMTLMTPAADMVALVQTAMMLPIMLIAVPAGAIADMHDRRKVGLAALLLALVSAVVFSIVSFAGLMSPWMLLAYCFMVGTGWAVMSPALQSAVGEQVPAAVLPQGIALNSIAFNMARSLGPAIGGVIVATAGAIAAFFVNALMYLPLIAVLLLWRRVQKPSRLPPERLGWAIRSGVRYAIHTPAIRTMLSRSFLTGFAGGSVASLMPLIARDLIGGGAQVYGVLLGAFGVGAVLGGLMVGPLTRRFDSEAAVRWTTILFGIAVAIVAVSGNMAVSALALIVAGAMWIAPVTIFNIGVQLSAPRWVSGRTLAAFQASVCGGIAIGSWAWGHVAEEGGVRLALLCSAGALGLTALVGRLLPMPDLQHGDKETVVLDDPEIALAITGRSGPILVEVEYRVRADQARAFYDAMQALRRIRQRNGAVDWQVARDLADDQLWIERYNCPTWHDYLRQRSRMTAADVAVTDHAISFHIGDDVRRVRRLLDRPFGSVRWRDDTPDPGTPAVLPAAGGTGAA; from the coding sequence GTGCCGCAGGCCGACGCAAAGGGAAAGGCGAAAAGGGCCGGCGGCGGCATGTGGACGCCGCTGGCCACACCGCTGTTCCGCCGCATCTGGATCGGCACGCTGCTCTCAAATCTGGGCATGATGATCCAGACGGTGGGCGCCGCGTGGGACATGACCCTGATGACGCCGGCAGCCGACATGGTCGCGCTGGTGCAGACGGCGATGATGCTGCCGATCATGCTGATCGCCGTGCCCGCCGGGGCGATCGCCGACATGCACGATCGTCGCAAGGTCGGCCTCGCCGCGCTGCTGCTGGCCCTCGTCAGCGCGGTCGTCTTTTCGATCGTCAGCTTCGCCGGGTTGATGTCGCCGTGGATGCTGCTGGCCTATTGCTTCATGGTCGGCACCGGTTGGGCGGTGATGAGCCCCGCGCTGCAATCGGCGGTGGGCGAGCAGGTGCCCGCCGCCGTATTGCCGCAGGGCATCGCGCTCAATTCGATCGCGTTCAACATGGCGCGCAGCCTGGGCCCGGCGATCGGCGGCGTGATCGTGGCCACGGCGGGCGCCATCGCGGCTTTCTTCGTCAACGCGCTGATGTATCTGCCGCTGATCGCGGTGCTGCTGCTGTGGCGGCGGGTGCAGAAACCATCACGACTGCCGCCCGAGCGGCTCGGCTGGGCGATCCGATCGGGCGTGCGCTACGCGATCCATACGCCCGCCATCCGCACGATGCTGTCGCGCAGCTTCCTCACCGGTTTCGCGGGCGGTTCTGTGGCGTCGCTGATGCCGCTGATCGCGCGCGATCTGATCGGCGGCGGCGCGCAGGTTTACGGCGTCCTGCTCGGCGCGTTCGGGGTGGGCGCCGTGCTGGGCGGGCTGATGGTCGGCCCCCTCACCCGCCGATTCGACAGCGAGGCGGCGGTGCGCTGGACGACGATCCTGTTCGGTATCGCCGTGGCGATCGTGGCGGTCAGCGGGAATATGGCGGTGAGCGCGCTCGCGCTGATCGTGGCTGGGGCGATGTGGATCGCGCCGGTCACCATCTTCAACATCGGTGTGCAGCTTTCGGCGCCACGCTGGGTGTCGGGGCGGACGCTGGCGGCGTTCCAGGCGTCGGTGTGCGGCGGCATCGCCATCGGCAGCTGGGCCTGGGGCCATGTCGCGGAGGAAGGTGGCGTGCGGCTGGCGCTGCTCTGCTCGGCGGGTGCGCTGGGCCTCACCGCCCTTGTCGGCCGCCTCCTGCCGATGCCCGACCTTCAGCATGGCGACAAGGAAACGGTCGTTCTCGACGATCCCGAGATCGCGCTGGCCATCACCGGCCGCTCCGGGCCGATCCTTGTCGAGGTGGAGTATCGCGTGCGGGCCGATCAGGCGCGCGCGTTTTACGATGCGATGCAGGCGCTTCGCCGCATCCGCCAGCGGAACGGCGCGGTCGATTGGCAGGTCGCCCGCGATCTGGCCGACGATCAGCTGTGGATCGAGCGTTACAATTGCCCGACATGGCATGATTATCTGCGCCAGCGCAGCCGCATGACGGCCGCCGACGTCGCCGTCACCGACCACGCCATTTCCTTCCACATCGGAGACGATGTCCGGCGCGTGCGCCGGCTGCTCGATCGACCGTTCGGTTCGGTCCGCTGGCGCGATGACACGCCCGATCCCGGCACGCCCGCCGTGTTACCCGCAGCCGGCGGCACAGGCGCGGCGTGA
- a CDS encoding DMT family transporter, with product MTKSSPRAAFLALTIAGVFWGLGFPLGKLALREIAPPHMVLLRFAVAALVALPFAIRTPAMRAMFRSGPVLAAGILYGIAFLVQFEGLARVSVTLAALLVGAMPALIAISARIMGERVTRLSWAGVAASTLGAGLIAGKPGGAGSVLGVILSLASLLIFLAWLIVLRRAPKGPSSLTIPAVTVIVAGLTVLPIAVAMHGLPPLALSAGAWAGIVGQGILSTFLATAAWAYGASRVDAASAGVFINIEPLMGAILGVALFGDRLTAALAIGGLLILIGSLAVVRGEKGEPTPPSPA from the coding sequence GTGACCAAGTCCTCCCCGCGCGCCGCTTTCCTGGCCCTCACCATCGCCGGCGTTTTCTGGGGTCTCGGCTTCCCGCTCGGCAAGCTGGCGCTGCGCGAGATCGCGCCGCCGCACATGGTGCTGCTGCGCTTCGCAGTGGCGGCGCTGGTGGCCCTGCCCTTCGCCATCCGCACGCCGGCGATGCGCGCGATGTTCCGATCCGGGCCGGTGCTGGCGGCGGGCATCCTCTACGGCATCGCCTTCCTCGTCCAGTTCGAGGGGCTGGCGCGGGTGTCGGTGACGCTGGCGGCGCTTCTGGTCGGCGCGATGCCCGCGCTGATCGCCATCAGCGCGCGGATCATGGGCGAGCGGGTGACCCGCCTGTCGTGGGCCGGGGTCGCCGCCTCGACGCTCGGCGCCGGGCTGATCGCGGGCAAGCCGGGCGGCGCGGGATCGGTGCTGGGCGTGATCCTGTCGCTCGCCTCGCTGCTGATCTTCCTCGCCTGGCTGATCGTGCTGCGCCGCGCGCCGAAGGGGCCGTCCAGCCTCACCATTCCCGCCGTCACCGTGATCGTCGCCGGGTTGACGGTGCTGCCGATCGCGGTGGCGATGCACGGTTTGCCCCCGCTCGCGCTCAGCGCCGGGGCGTGGGCCGGGATCGTCGGCCAGGGCATCCTCTCCACCTTCCTCGCCACCGCCGCCTGGGCCTATGGCGCGTCGCGGGTCGATGCGGCGAGCGCGGGCGTGTTCATCAATATCGAGCCGCTGATGGGCGCGATCCTGGGCGTGGCGCTGTTCGGCGACCGTCTGACGGCGGCGCTGGCGATCGGCGGCCTGCTGATCCTGATCGGCAGCCTCGCCGTGGTGCGCGGCGAGAAGGGCGAACCGACACCGCCATCGCCAGCCTGA
- a CDS encoding metallophosphoesterase family protein, with protein sequence MTPPPALETDRTVDGKIVYAVGDIHGRYDLLRQMLGLIVEDYGTQARGRRLTLILCGDYIDRGPESADVLEALVWLTRRPEFHVRLLKGNHEQGLLDFLDRPEDGGPWLRYGGTRTLASYRIDPPAPDAKAAKLVKARDALLDRMPASHLHLLGALELSVTIGDYLFVHAGIRPGVALADQAEDDLLWIRDEFLEKDMRHDHFVIHGHSWIDDQPSIRPHRIGIDTGAYATGVLTAVRLEDGSATILRAAGTPDPAADDRHGAEAAEG encoded by the coding sequence ATGACGCCGCCGCCTGCCCTCGAAACCGATCGCACGGTCGATGGGAAGATCGTCTACGCCGTCGGCGACATCCACGGCCGCTACGATCTGCTGCGCCAGATGCTCGGCCTCATCGTCGAGGATTACGGCACGCAGGCGCGCGGGCGGCGGCTGACGCTCATCCTGTGCGGCGACTATATCGATCGCGGGCCGGAGAGCGCCGACGTGCTGGAGGCGCTCGTCTGGCTCACCCGCCGGCCGGAATTTCACGTCCGGCTGCTCAAGGGCAATCACGAACAGGGCCTGCTCGACTTCCTCGACCGGCCCGAGGACGGCGGCCCATGGCTGCGCTACGGCGGCACCCGCACCCTCGCCTCCTACCGCATCGATCCCCCCGCCCCCGACGCGAAGGCCGCCAAGCTGGTGAAGGCGCGGGATGCCTTGCTCGATCGGATGCCGGCCTCCCACCTCCATCTGCTAGGCGCGCTCGAACTGTCGGTCACGATCGGCGACTATCTGTTCGTCCATGCCGGCATCCGCCCCGGCGTGGCGCTGGCCGATCAGGCCGAGGACGATCTCCTCTGGATTCGCGACGAGTTCCTCGAAAAGGACATGCGCCACGACCATTTCGTGATCCACGGCCACAGCTGGATCGACGACCAGCCCAGCATCCGCCCCCACCGCATCGGCATCGACACCGGCGCCTACGCCACCGGCGTGCTGACGGCGGTGCGGCTGGAGGATGGCTCGGCGACGATCCTCCGCGCGGCGGGCACGCCCGATCCGGCGGCGGATGATCGGCACGGGGCGGAGGCGGCGGAAGGCTGA
- a CDS encoding aldo/keto reductase: MRYNRLGRTGLLVSELCLGTMTFGGGDEGFWGQIGRLEQDAVDALVRTALDAGMNFIDTADVYSVGRSEEMTGQALRNLGVRRDEVVVATKVLGPTGPGPNATGASRYHILAGIEASLKRLQLDHVDLYQIHGFDPVTPIEETLAALDILVRQGRVRYIGVSNWAAWQIAKALGISERLGLARFASLQAYYTVAGRDLEREIVPMLESEGVGLMVWSPLAGGLLSGKYDRRDEAAGDGRRATFDFPPVDRERGYAAIDVMRPIAHAHGASVARIALAWLLHQKAVTSVIVGAKKVDQLTDNIAATGVTLSAAELAAIDAVTKLAPEYPGWMLARQGEYRAS, encoded by the coding sequence ATGCGCTACAATCGCCTCGGCCGAACCGGCCTGCTCGTGTCCGAACTGTGCCTCGGCACGATGACCTTCGGTGGCGGTGACGAGGGGTTCTGGGGGCAGATCGGCCGGCTGGAGCAGGATGCCGTCGATGCGCTCGTCAGGACGGCGCTGGATGCGGGCATGAACTTCATCGACACGGCGGACGTCTATTCGGTCGGCCGATCGGAAGAGATGACCGGGCAAGCGCTCCGCAATCTCGGCGTGCGGCGCGACGAGGTGGTGGTGGCGACCAAGGTGCTCGGGCCGACCGGGCCGGGGCCGAACGCCACGGGCGCCTCGCGTTACCATATCCTCGCCGGGATCGAGGCGAGCCTCAAGCGGCTCCAGCTCGACCATGTCGATCTCTATCAGATCCACGGCTTCGATCCGGTCACGCCGATCGAGGAAACGCTGGCCGCGCTCGACATCCTCGTGCGGCAGGGGCGGGTGCGCTACATCGGCGTGTCGAACTGGGCGGCGTGGCAGATCGCCAAGGCGCTGGGCATTTCCGAGCGGCTGGGCCTTGCCCGCTTCGCCAGCCTCCAGGCCTATTACACCGTCGCCGGACGCGATCTGGAGCGGGAGATCGTGCCGATGCTGGAGAGCGAGGGGGTCGGGCTGATGGTGTGGAGCCCGCTCGCCGGCGGGCTGCTGTCGGGCAAATATGACCGGCGCGACGAGGCGGCGGGCGACGGCCGCCGCGCCACCTTCGATTTCCCGCCGGTCGATCGCGAACGGGGCTATGCCGCGATCGACGTGATGCGCCCGATCGCGCACGCCCATGGCGCATCGGTGGCGCGCATCGCGCTGGCGTGGCTGCTCCACCAGAAAGCGGTTACCAGCGTGATCGTCGGTGCGAAGAAAGTGGACCAGCTGACCGACAATATCGCGGCGACGGGGGTGACCTTGTCGGCCGCCGAACTGGCGGCGATCGATGCGGTGACGAAGCTGGCGCCGGAATATCCCGGCTGGATGCTGGCGCGGCAGGGGGAGTATCGGGCGAGCTGA
- a CDS encoding TonB-dependent receptor, translating into MFAPFRRQTPRRALWVALAGTSLLALPATAYAADAPAEAEAEQAQPSGGHDIVITARRREENIQNVPIAVSVVSAATLDAQGTYNISRLTQLTPTLQFYSQNPRNTFVNIRGIGAPFGLTNDGFEQGVGVYIDDVYYNRIASATLDFVDVERIETLRGPQGTLYGKNTTAGAINITTRAPSFDFEGKAEVTLGNLNFKQGKASVSGPLSDTLAARISVTTTDRRGTLYNTTTSSYIQSQDSVGVRGSLLWKPSEDLRVTLSGDWALQDPNCCAFAYGSYGPTQRAANRQYPALVSYFPGYTVPSTNPYDRVTDADAALAARNEIGGLSARAVWDVSDSNTITSISAWRFWDWSPANDRDYTGLPIYTKVNNPTKQNQYSQEFRFNHEGNGFDFVAGLFGFYQEIRTSGIQQTGTAASKWLLAPTSALSNNPAVLNNVVAINDIRLDNTSLAAYAKVNWELTDRFTVSPGIRVNYDKKKGLYDSVVTGTASDGTRQIVSPVPGSPYYNDAWIAAQRGVQASQFFEPSFSAWNLSYDVNLRYQATRDINFYATYARSFKTGGINLNGVPADNNGAPIQAAATIKPEKVNHFEVGIKTQFWDRRATFNLTGFWTDIRDFQANVSNGQFGTVRGYLANAEKVRTRGIETDFSIRPTERFNAYVSGAYTDAKYVSFCDAPPPPELSGGNTLPATGACTYSGTVSAPGTPGGNSPPFVDASGQVLPGVSKWAFSWGGEANVPGKLFGEDGQFYLGYDASFRSDWSSNPTPSIYTNVNGYLIHNFRTGFRTGRFDVFAWVRNAFDRNYIDLLLAGTGGNTGLIAAQTGDPRTWGGTVKFSF; encoded by the coding sequence ATGTTTGCTCCATTCCGTCGCCAGACGCCTCGCCGCGCCCTGTGGGTGGCCCTTGCCGGCACCAGCCTGCTCGCGCTCCCCGCTACCGCCTACGCCGCCGACGCGCCCGCCGAGGCGGAAGCCGAACAGGCCCAGCCATCGGGCGGACACGACATCGTCATCACCGCGCGCCGCCGCGAGGAGAATATCCAGAACGTGCCGATCGCCGTGTCGGTGGTGAGCGCGGCGACGCTCGACGCGCAGGGCACCTACAATATCTCGCGCCTGACGCAGCTCACGCCGACCCTGCAATTCTATTCGCAGAATCCGCGCAACACCTTCGTCAACATTCGCGGCATCGGCGCGCCGTTCGGCCTCACCAACGACGGCTTCGAACAGGGCGTCGGCGTCTATATCGACGATGTCTATTACAACCGCATCGCCTCGGCGACGCTCGACTTCGTCGATGTCGAGCGGATCGAGACGCTGCGCGGGCCGCAGGGCACGCTGTACGGCAAGAACACCACGGCCGGCGCGATCAACATCACCACCCGCGCGCCGAGCTTCGATTTCGAGGGCAAGGCCGAGGTGACCCTGGGCAACCTCAACTTCAAGCAGGGCAAGGCGTCGGTCTCCGGCCCGCTCTCCGACACGCTCGCCGCCCGCATCAGCGTGACGACCACCGACCGTCGCGGCACGCTCTACAACACGACCACCAGCAGCTACATCCAGTCGCAGGACAGCGTGGGCGTGCGCGGATCGCTGTTGTGGAAGCCGAGCGAGGATCTGCGCGTCACCCTTTCGGGCGACTGGGCCCTTCAGGATCCGAATTGCTGCGCCTTCGCCTACGGCAGCTACGGCCCCACCCAGCGCGCCGCCAACCGCCAGTATCCGGCGCTCGTCTCCTATTTCCCCGGCTATACGGTGCCCAGCACCAATCCCTATGACCGGGTGACCGACGCAGACGCCGCGCTCGCCGCCCGCAACGAGATCGGCGGCCTCTCGGCGCGCGCCGTGTGGGATGTCAGCGACAGCAACACGATCACCTCGATCAGCGCATGGCGCTTCTGGGACTGGAGCCCCGCCAACGACCGCGACTACACCGGCCTGCCGATCTACACCAAGGTCAACAACCCCACGAAGCAGAACCAGTACTCGCAGGAATTCCGCTTCAACCACGAGGGCAACGGCTTCGATTTCGTCGCCGGCCTGTTCGGTTTCTATCAGGAAATCCGCACCAGCGGCATCCAGCAGACCGGCACCGCCGCCAGCAAGTGGCTGCTCGCCCCGACCAGCGCCTTGTCGAACAATCCGGCGGTGCTGAACAATGTCGTCGCGATCAACGACATCCGGCTCGATAACACCAGTCTCGCCGCCTACGCCAAGGTGAATTGGGAGCTGACCGACCGCTTCACCGTCTCGCCCGGCATCCGCGTCAATTACGACAAGAAGAAGGGCCTGTACGATTCGGTCGTCACCGGCACCGCGTCGGACGGGACGCGGCAGATCGTGTCGCCGGTCCCCGGCTCGCCTTATTACAACGACGCCTGGATCGCGGCGCAGCGCGGCGTTCAGGCCTCGCAATTCTTCGAGCCGAGCTTCAGCGCGTGGAACCTCTCCTACGACGTCAACCTGCGCTATCAGGCGACGCGCGACATCAATTTCTACGCGACCTATGCGCGCTCCTTCAAGACGGGCGGCATCAACCTGAATGGCGTGCCGGCCGACAATAACGGCGCCCCGATCCAGGCCGCCGCGACGATCAAGCCCGAAAAGGTCAATCACTTCGAGGTCGGCATCAAGACGCAATTCTGGGATCGCCGCGCGACCTTCAACCTGACCGGTTTCTGGACCGACATCCGCGATTTCCAGGCCAATGTGAGCAACGGCCAGTTCGGCACGGTGCGCGGCTATCTCGCCAATGCCGAGAAGGTCCGCACGCGCGGCATCGAGACCGATTTCTCGATCCGCCCGACCGAACGCTTCAACGCCTACGTCAGCGGTGCCTATACCGACGCCAAATATGTGAGCTTCTGCGACGCGCCGCCGCCGCCGGAATTGTCGGGCGGCAATACCCTGCCCGCCACCGGCGCCTGCACCTACAGCGGCACGGTCAGCGCGCCGGGCACGCCGGGCGGCAACAGCCCGCCGTTCGTCGATGCCTCCGGCCAGGTTCTGCCGGGCGTGTCGAAATGGGCCTTCTCCTGGGGTGGCGAGGCCAATGTGCCGGGCAAATTGTTCGGCGAGGACGGCCAATTCTATCTGGGCTACGACGCCAGCTTCCGTTCGGACTGGTCGTCCAACCCAACGCCCTCGATCTACACCAACGTCAACGGCTATTTGATCCACAACTTCCGCACCGGCTTCCGCACCGGCCGGTTCGATGTGTTCGCGTGGGTCCGCAACGCCTTCGATCGCAACTATATCGATCTGCTGCTCGCCGGCACCGGCGGCAACACCGGCCTGATCGCGGCGCAGACCGGCGATCCGCGCACCTGGGGCGGCACGGTGAAATTCTCGTTCTGA
- a CDS encoding energy transducer TonB family protein, with protein MRNLGWALAIASTTMLAGAAVAAGQSNDPTVETIDVSKRETITNWSNRVTEDLGTKLKYPRPFKQDYHQGVVKVQFVPTAAGTPTNVAIVESSNKADLDRAALKAVAQLDTLSPMPSTLRADRPVQMWIYFARTALDEQEMVRALDAERHGPRSELASNEPYVLTATAQ; from the coding sequence ATGCGTAATCTGGGTTGGGCGCTGGCGATCGCGTCCACGACCATGCTGGCCGGGGCGGCCGTCGCCGCCGGCCAGAGTAATGACCCTACCGTCGAGACGATCGACGTTTCCAAGCGGGAGACCATCACCAACTGGTCCAACCGCGTGACCGAGGATCTCGGCACCAAGCTGAAATATCCGCGCCCGTTCAAGCAGGATTATCATCAGGGCGTCGTGAAGGTGCAGTTCGTGCCGACGGCCGCCGGCACCCCGACCAACGTCGCCATCGTCGAAAGCTCGAACAAGGCCGATCTCGATCGCGCCGCGCTGAAGGCCGTGGCACAGCTGGACACGCTGTCGCCGATGCCGTCCACGCTGCGCGCCGACCGGCCGGTGCAGATGTGGATCTACTTCGCCCGCACCGCGCTGGACGAACAGGAAATGGTCCGCGCGCTCGACGCCGAGCGGCACGGCCCGCGTTCGGAACTGGCCAGCAACGAGCCGTACGTCCTCACCGCCACCGCCCAATAA
- a CDS encoding aminotransferase class V-fold PLP-dependent enzyme, which translates to MTIDRRTLLNLAALPLVAGAARAFAAAPASCDEAYWRGVAAHYDRPDDAIQLENGNWGAMARPVLETYQSMIARVNRDTSYYARRSMGPDMRAMHQKLAGAMGVEPEELVLTRNATEALMALITGYNRLKAGDSVLYADLDYDSMQAGFDSLAARRGVQVVRITLPEPATRAALIEAYAAAFAANTRLRLVLLTHVSHRTGLVLPVAEIAALARARGIDCIVDAAHSFGQIDYRLPDLGADFIGVNVHKWVGAPLGVGAMIIRKGRVDAIDRAPAEPEDATGAKSRVHTGTVDFAALLTVPAALDFQASIGAAAREARLRALRDRWVTAVRDVDGLDILTPDDPTLHCAITSFRIRGRTSVADNMAVAQHLLDRHRIFTVHRTGPAKGACVRVTPALMNDMAEVDRFAVALRETVAAFRA; encoded by the coding sequence ATGACGATCGATCGCCGAACCCTGCTGAACCTCGCCGCGCTGCCCCTGGTGGCGGGCGCGGCACGCGCCTTCGCCGCCGCCCCCGCATCGTGCGACGAAGCCTATTGGCGAGGTGTGGCGGCGCATTACGATCGGCCCGACGATGCCATTCAGCTGGAGAATGGAAACTGGGGCGCGATGGCGCGACCGGTATTGGAAACCTATCAGTCGATGATCGCGCGGGTGAACCGCGACACCAGTTATTATGCGCGGCGCAGCATGGGGCCGGACATGCGTGCGATGCACCAGAAACTGGCGGGCGCGATGGGGGTCGAGCCCGAGGAACTGGTCCTCACGCGCAACGCGACCGAGGCGCTGATGGCGCTCATCACCGGATACAATCGGCTGAAAGCGGGCGATTCGGTGCTGTATGCCGACCTCGACTATGATTCGATGCAGGCGGGGTTCGACTCGCTGGCGGCGCGGCGCGGTGTGCAGGTGGTGCGGATCACCCTGCCCGAACCCGCCACGCGGGCCGCTCTGATCGAGGCCTATGCCGCCGCCTTCGCCGCCAACACGCGTTTGCGACTGGTGCTGCTCACCCATGTCAGCCACCGCACCGGGCTGGTGCTGCCCGTCGCCGAGATCGCGGCGCTGGCGCGGGCCAGGGGCATCGACTGCATCGTCGACGCGGCGCACAGCTTCGGCCAGATCGATTACCGCCTGCCCGATCTGGGCGCGGACTTCATCGGGGTGAACGTCCACAAATGGGTCGGCGCGCCGCTGGGCGTGGGGGCGATGATCATCCGCAAGGGCCGGGTCGATGCGATCGACCGCGCCCCCGCCGAGCCCGAGGACGCCACCGGCGCGAAATCGCGGGTCCACACCGGCACGGTCGATTTCGCGGCACTGTTGACGGTGCCCGCCGCGCTCGATTTCCAGGCGTCGATCGGCGCGGCGGCGCGCGAGGCGCGGCTGCGGGCGCTGCGCGATCGCTGGGTGACGGCGGTGCGCGACGTGGACGGGCTGGACATCCTCACGCCCGACGATCCCACGCTCCACTGCGCGATCACCTCCTTCCGCATCCGGGGGCGGACATCGGTTGCGGACAATATGGCGGTGGCGCAGCATCTGCTCGACAGGCACCGCATCTTCACCGTCCACCGCACCGGCCCGGCCAAAGGGGCCTGCGTGCGGGTCACCCCGGCGCTGATGAACGACATGGCCGAGGTGGATCGCTTCGCCGTCGCGCTGCGCGAGACAGTGGCCGCGTTCAGGGCCTGA
- a CDS encoding DNA-3-methyladenine glycosylase: MIDYNRPIVDLARDLIGATLLLDGVGGIIVETEAYRADDPASHSFAGPRARTAAMFGPVGHAYVYRIYGLHWCLNIVGGEAPGGAVLIRALEPTHGLDRMAERRGTGDPRLLCSGPGKLAQALGITAALDGAPLEAPPFALIPADGPADILTGPRIGISKAVEQPWRFGLAGSRYVSRPFRP, translated from the coding sequence ATGATCGATTACAACCGCCCGATCGTCGATCTCGCCCGCGACCTCATCGGCGCGACCCTGCTGCTCGACGGCGTCGGCGGGATCATCGTCGAGACCGAGGCCTACCGCGCCGACGATCCCGCCTCGCACAGCTTCGCCGGCCCCCGCGCCCGCACCGCCGCGATGTTCGGGCCGGTCGGCCATGCCTATGTCTATCGCATCTACGGGCTGCACTGGTGCCTCAACATCGTCGGCGGCGAGGCGCCCGGCGGCGCCGTGCTGATCCGCGCGCTGGAGCCGACCCATGGCCTCGATCGCATGGCCGAACGGCGCGGCACGGGCGACCCCCGGCTGCTGTGCAGCGGCCCCGGCAAGCTGGCGCAGGCGCTGGGCATCACCGCCGCGCTCGATGGCGCGCCGCTGGAGGCGCCGCCCTTCGCGCTGATCCCCGCCGATGGGCCTGCCGATATCCTCACCGGCCCGCGCATCGGCATCAGCAAGGCGGTCGAGCAGCCGTGGCGCTTCGGGCTGGCGGGCTCGCGCTATGTGTCGCGGCCGTTCAGGCCCTGA